Genomic window (Culex pipiens pallens isolate TS chromosome 3, TS_CPP_V2, whole genome shotgun sequence):
GGAAAAAGTCCGATAGGTGTGCGACGCGTTTTTGTGGTGTTCCAGGTTTCGTCGCGTTTTGTTCTGGTTAAAGTTTGAGTTTTTGCTGTAAAAATATGTCCATTCGTTTGCCTATAAAGTGTGTAACGCGGGAAGTGTGGAGTTTCAGTGTTGATGAGTGgtggaatgcatttttttttggcattgAAATTGTGTCGTAAAAGCATGAAAATCAGCCATTTTGATTTATAAAGGCAGAGGATCGGAAAATCGACGAAGAGAGGCTTAGAGTGAGAGAGTGCTGGGGTGAGAATAGCGGTATAAGTGTTTGCTGCGTGTGGCTTGCGAGAGGTTGGTCGCGAGATGACACCGGGAGCGACGAAGAGAAATCGATTAAACTGAGTGTGTGTGCTGGCAAAGGTGAAGAAGATTTAGCTCTCTAACGAGAGAATGAGTGTAAAGTCCAGCAGCGTGTGAGTGCAGCATAAAATAGCGAGAGAATTTATGTTGCTTTCGTTGTGTGCTTTCTTCGTGTTGGTGTTAAAATGTTGACTTGTGAGGAGCTGTGTATGAGACGGGACTCCAAGAAAACTAGAGCGGTGGCAGCAAATGGTTTTTTATCCAGATCAACATAAATCCGGTGAGATCTTTCCTTTTTattctctctctcactctctttAGGCTATTTTAATCTTCTTGTGTATGAGTGACGTGGCATTGTTTGACGTGATGCAAGAAAGGGGATggtagggagcgttcttttattaagtaacgtgaaaaatagattttttgaccgGTTTGCTCAATGATCGGGACGTCGCGCTTTTTGTCGTCGGTACCGTTATCGTATCGCGTGCACGTCGTTTGTTTTATTTACGAggacttttttttatcgatcGTCGGTAGTTTATTTCGTATATTCATCAATCACAGCGCGGGATCCAATCGGTAACTAGATATACTTcgctaatatttttaatttcaatacaaaaagtaaaagaaaaattacgtttttaaaatcggttaaaatcaCAGGCAaatcaaattgcataattttatacatattttttttttgtttggtcatatttttccacagccggctgtctaaaaTAGGACCCTTAAgtcaataaaatccaaaaaataataacatacagttgcctcaacagcagcatccaatGCCTTGCATTGAGAATAAGaacaaaattcattaaaatccaATTAACAGTGAAATTTAAACGGGAACcatctcaacagcagcatctgattgcttgccttgagaataaaatttcaatccatttaaaatttaaatttcaaaattaaataaacggGTAttttctcaacagcagcatccgattgcttgccttgagattaaCATTTAATCCATCAAAATCATTTATGCCATTGGTCGTATCGCTAGCTTAGGGCGAATCCCAGACCTTTACCCttcacaactaccaactccacgcgacacttacgcaactttgttgtttaaattcaatcaaatttgatcaaacggtcagtttgatcgagttccacaataaggttgggaaaaagagcctgcggtttcgctacctttttctaagtaagttcagcatcaacacttcccgtgctcctaatccttattcctgccccggtgaatggtggagatgggagcggccggcaatggatggctttcatggtgctgcctgtcctgttcgggtagaattggttttaattccctttaacCAATTTCTAtgcaacctgggctggacaatcatcacacatacatgacgaaatccagtctgcaacccgctaagatcatcatctccatgcgaatgcgaatgcgaatgcgaatatcTTGGAAACAGAAAATCATAGAACAAAACTCGAGAgctattttaaaggaaattggacgctgaATTTAATGGCGTCATcagattttcgattagaatTAAACGTCGTCGATTAAACTTTTGAGCATTAttcgcaattgaaaactttacatGCAATCGGGATTCTTACATGCTTTATTAGTATCAATagctccaccaaatttgagcttgatcagagAAAGCCAATTTCGAGTGGTGTGCCACTTGGCGCGAAATGACCCATAAGTTAAACCGTTTTTTAGACTCAGGAATTGTCCaacatatgattttttaatgttattttgtcCGATAAATCTCAATCTCCCCCAGAATAGAAAAATTGTCAATATATTAATTTAgtgtttctcattttttttctgaaatttgagattttgtaatactaaaattattaaacaaaaatatatgttttatcAAATAGTTAATTGGTACAGAGAAACCcatttttacgcggtggcgttacgctttttatttcgtcgatttctctaaaaccaaacaatatttttaaaaccttcaaaatgcgttttgtagatctgcacaaaacctacaattttaaaagattgcgGAAATGTTGCgccgttccagagaaatcgacaaattagaaaaaagtaacgcaccgcgtaaaaagaggtttcactgtatgtataaacataaaaaaattgaaaaaaagcaatttaagaGTGCTGCTTGAAAAAGATCTggtaaaatatctgaaaatgaattttaatttattagctTCATATTTCTTATCCAATTATAAATTTGAGATGCtgttgttttaaatttgaactagcgacattttcttattttcccTAAATGGAATCCATCGCGAAAACAGTAAACCGAATAATTCACGAAACCAGGCATGCTCTTAGCCACAATCATGAAATAAAAgctagatttgatcaaattctGCAGACTCTAAACATATCAACTTTGCAAAAGAGTTTAAGAAAATTTCCTGACCTAAATctgatattttaatttaaaatagaaatCGAAAGAAGGATACTGTAGCAAATCTAGCAAAATATACAGTAAATTTTGCTTTCAACAAATCTGTTTAGGaattcatttgaaaatcaattttagttgaaatcttgacttttttttgataaggtcctataaacaaatgtaaacattgagtgtatcccgcttactccgatggactttgacatgaggtgtgaaagggatacactcaatgtttacatttgtttataggaccttatcaaaaaaaagtcaagaaatgtttgatttctttaaaattgtatCTTTAAATTTCATATCAGAATTAAATCATTAACTTGAATACAACAAGAATCATCAACAAGAAAACTTGTAATCAACCTAAATATTTATTACTGCAATAACTAAATCAGAAGTCTTTGAAACAATCGGAAATCCTTTAAAACCaacatcattttttcaaaatgttgaaataaatatttgcaaaattgaTGCTCCGCCAAGAGCGCCGTgtgcaaaataaaattcaatcatAGTGCCCAGAGTCCTTATGTGTCACAACGACCTTGTTTGATAAGTcatctttttcaatttctttctattgagaaaaatattcgaaaatggcCGAATCAACACCCAAGGTTAGAGTTctcaaattttagtttaaaaactaGACTCTAATTTTCTCGTTTTACAGAAAAAAGGAGTATTAATTTTAGAGCCCGCCACCGACGAAGCCGCCAGCTCcgataaaaagaagaaaaaagtttaCGTAAGATGTAGCAGgttgaatttttccaaaaatgctcaatttgtttgaaatattaCAGCGAAAGTCACTATTCGTTAACATCCGCCAAAGCATGGATTATGGCAGTCCGGCAGATGTAAGTAGCGGCGTTAATAACGATGAAACTGGCCTTAAaacaatctttattttttttagtatcaCCGTCAATCATCAGCGTCGGACATGTTCAACCGTTTGATGAGTTCCGGATATCCAATCGCATCCCGGGAGTTTACCAGCCGCCGAAGTACGATTGTAAGGACTACGTTTAATTttctattcttttttttaaagtattcagAAACTTTTCTACCAACAGTATCAAGTTCCCCGTTTTCAAAACAACTTCGTGCTGGAATCGAGTCGCCCCTTCCGCCGAGAGGAGGTCCAGACGATGCTGAACCGGTTTATGGAGTACTTTTTGTCCAGCTACAAGCACAACCCGAAGCGCGCCAAACGGATGGCCGAGAATCTGGCCGTTGAGCTGCGGAACATGCTGAAAGGGCGCGCTTACGAGCGGTACCGGATTGTCGCGTTGGCCACGATCGGGGACAAAACTTCGCAGGACTTTCACGCCGGAATGCGCTTTGTCTGGGACGCTGAGAAGGACGCTTACGTGAACTATGCCCACGAAGCTCCGGCCTATTTTATCATTGTCACTGTTTTTGGGGTGTACTTTGAGTAGTTTGTTCCAAATACAAAATTACCACGTGTTTattcaaaacttgttttgtcCCCTGAAATTATGCAATCACCGGCCGGATTAAATGTTGCGCAAAACAACTTTATGTATCGAAACTGCGCCTACAGGTATGTTAAACAGCAACCGCGTCGAATTACGTGTTTGCAAatgcaaaaatttaattaagcgAAGAGATTAATCTGGCGGAATGCACCAGGCCGGAAGCACAATATATGCGATGTGTCCACAAGCCCGAAATACACGACCTAATCCGCGCCAAAGCAAGCAAATCCCTCCGCAAACATTCGTAATGATGCGTGGTGTGGCATACTAATGGTCATAGAGGTGCCACACTGCGGGGACATTCCCCTAAATCTCATCACCTGTCGCAGGAAGGTACAGTGACGGTCTGGTATGTCTGATGTTCAGCGGGATTTACATTTTAGTGTAGTAGCTTGGAAcaatttttgtgaatattttattaaactttaagagaatatttgaagaaatattgattttatagTGGATGTAACctaaattagttttcaaaaaacctaagtctaaaaaaaaatgcgaaaagaaatcattttgggttttttgttttgatttattgaatCATTAATAGAAAATAAGTTGAAGTCAAACTAATATTTTAATCAGAAAACTAACAAATTTTCTATCTTAATAACCAAAATCAAAATGAACGCGTTTGCACCACAAAAAGTTATTccccaaggggtttccagcatcgtgtcagactggtcactaatccggaattacttggaatttgagcaagtaattctgtaattccggatttactgagtaattccagagtaatcctggtaattcctaataatcccagtaatcctggtaattccatgattcttgtttgtgaaaacaaacttcagaaaataataaaataataaaaaataactgttaaaaagataatttcgataaaccttttataattctatttattgcctattaattttcatgtatgaaaccaaagttacagctagtacgggatcattcggattttgagtaagtaattcagtaattccagaattactccgcaattctgcggtaattcagtaattccagaattactccgcaattctgcagtaattcctgtaattctggaattacctagtaattccgtagtaattcgagtaattccatagttactcagtaattcgtgtatttcccattaactcaagtaactactagtaattctttaaaggtaaatcggcagaatgcattttgcttttccttgatgctttttatggttgtaagaagtacagagcggattcgaaatgtccgccaatttggatgctctctaattcaaatgtattcggatgaaaaacactcaaacgtcaaaatcagttgtcaaactgacgttgatgtttaccacattattcgatgatttccaagtagggcgtccaattttcccgggttttgagtttaccggaaaacggaaaaaatatattttttatcccgggaaatttttgaaaacgtcgtaaaatctatgttttctttatattagttatgtttttaaaatcaaactactagctcaatactattaaaatcaatctaaacagggatagcacttttagatagttttgaagattttttttgttctttgttgtgctttgaattttaaatgcaatcaaacgccaaaatcagttttcaaaatgatgttgatatttacccaCTTGTTCGAGGATTTCCAAGCAGGACGTCTAATTTTTccaggttttgagtttcccggaaaacgggaaaaatatttatttattcccggaaagtttttagtttttgaaaaagtaataaaatctatgttttctttatatttgttatgtttttcaagctttaaattactattaatatcaatctaaacaaggatagcagtttttagatagcttaacattccaacgcccaaggctccaaaaaagttggaacggtaacttcaactcgctggttctcgggcataactcaaccaatcaagatgattcttcttttcagtgatttgtaagaatgtctagatgatcctaaaattgtgcagaacttaattcgatcaaatctgtaatttttgcgatcaaaaacatcgttccaactttttttttcgcatgtaaaaaaaaaatcgccaaaaattccgcggcggcagtcgttttaaaaaaggtagatcgatgtttttgatcgcaaaaattacagatttgatcgaattgagttctgcacaattttaggatcatctagacattcttaatcactggaaacaagaatcgtcccgattggttgagtaatgcccgagaaccagtgagttgaagttactgttcctccttttttgggaggcttgggcgtctgtgtaagttggacatgcgttgggcgttccagtgttaaacaattttttgctgttctctgttgtgctttgaattttatatgcaccacatttctaattcaaattaaataagtatcttataaatatttatttttgatgcttgaaaattggtttaagatgtctaaaaacaaaaatgacaacaaataaaatggtaccaatttatgtaaaattttagaaaagtttaaacttattaattgtaatactaatgtaatttccaggccaaattatgatttttgtttaatttcggaaattccccgtacaacatataaaaatcccgggaattttgtgccggaaattcccgggatggacgtactattgccaagcacgtggttttgtgcatttgacagctgtcattcgatccaattctcaataagctaggcagtaattccaagttatttttataaatttgagcaattctgcgtggtttctggaaatcccaagtaattctgggaaatcaaagtaattcatgacatattgccagtaatcctggtaattccatttagactggtcagtaatccttgatgctggaaaccccttgttaTTCCCTAGTGACACAACGCATTGCACATGATTCCCGGAAAAAAAGGTGTAGGTCACGTGCCCTCCCGTAAATTGGTCATCCCAACCATTTTCGGGGCAGGCAGCACCGCTAGGACTATAATATTCGCCATACCGGAAGACCAGCCCGAACAAAAGAGGCATTTTATGACCGTTGTGGCATTAAATCCTGGCCCCGGTGTGGTGGACATTTGCTCGCCATGTCCTCGTCCATCAGGCCTCGGAAGTCGGGCTCATCTTCGACTATCCACCCAAAAccaacatacacacacacagatatATATAGAACCGAGCCGACATCTGCGTTTCATTGGGTTGATTGCCGGAGTGGCCACGGCTGCCCCGTTCATGATTTCATTATTCTGATAGCATTCACCCATTACGCTTCCACGCTTTTCCTGGGAGTAGTTCTCtgaaaaatttggatttttttttcatttttttacctttttaaattttgttgtgtTTTATCATCTGTTCCAATCCTTgaagcaacacattttttaacttcatatgAATATAAGTAAACTGCTCATTTCCCATAGAATTGCTGATCCAGTGGCCGTGGGAGCTCAAACAATGGTAATCCGCCACCCCCAAACGAGTTGGTCAAGTTTTTCCGGGGCCAGGATTTTATGTTCGTTGTCCGTTCTTCTATTGTGTTGACTGATGACGATTGTTGTCCTCCAGGAAACGCAATACAACTCATCAGTggcaaacaggcggccaaaccCTTACGCGCCGGgtgtaataaaacatttttaataacaaatcgTCTATTGTTGCGTCACGAAACGCAACAAAAAGACACCCCAAAAAGAGTGGAAGATTCTGAAAGACATTTCATTCTTGGACGAAAGGTGTAACAAGCGAAGCTATTCAGATTTTACGATGGGCATCAAATTTATGGAACAACCAGGAGCGCACCCTACTCATTATAAGTGACTGCATTTAGGACCAACCAGTAATTGTTAAAATCGAAGTGCGTGAAAATGGGTTGCTTCTATctatattagggtgtttcaaccgaacaaaaaagttctcagaatcaggcaaaccgaggttcccctagtagaggacacccatagggactttggtttggttgagaattggcctgtctccagcggtttaaagtttacaatgTAAATTAaatactatgggatttttatgcttttcgttcaatcgttcctacaggtctggggacaacatggattcactcggaataaagacaggtctGTAGGGGATGGcccaatgaacaaattccagaaggaattagggttgtccattctgtccccaaggtgcgcattggatcgacgtccggtgtctccagaatcaacgattcacccttcaaaagtacgcattgtccttagtatgctatgacggctaggtgaaaattacgacgccccatgtcagacggtgaacacgtggcagagcatacactcaagttttggctcagaaacattctttaaagtaataaaattataattattgatgttcctgtaacaatttgaactattcTTAGTAACGGAACAtaatgattttgtaataataatgcaatcgttGCCTTTCggtggttttgttcgaacgcgaatcagttcaatacggagcgtcggatcgaggtgctctttgttgcgttaggTTCTTATAAGCCctaggaaggtttatacgctgaaaaattgccactttggccactctggaaccgattccgcagcatctgcagattgtatgggaaaagttgcgtaaaatcaaattttgatcacaggaggctgaataagcaaacaagctatacgtcaacaaacgaaaaaatggcaaaacgaagtttgtcgggtaaggcttgttttatatATATTCTTTCTATCGTCGCCattgtgctaacttgtcgtacgtgcattttgggccaaattatgTTCAGAACGCCATTTTTTGCAGCTTagaatgcctcatcttttgaccttcacagatcgctaaaattcgatttcaatcctgaaatattcaataaaaaacgaaaaacctccgtgcttttttgtcacttttcatacgaaagaagtttcaatcttgtcgtgacaCACCCTAAAAATTGATGCaattgcgacaactggccaaagggatttaaggtcagaacgcgtttgacacacgtacatgctcgactaccgtaaacattttcaataaattataactcggaactAAAGcaaacaaattc
Coding sequences:
- the LOC120422302 gene encoding dynein light chain Tctex-type protein 2B-like, with the translated sequence MAESTPKKKGVLILEPATDEAASSDKKKKKVYRKSLFVNIRQSMDYGSPADYHRQSSASDMFNRLMSSGYPIASREFTSRRSTIYQVPRFQNNFVLESSRPFRREEVQTMLNRFMEYFLSSYKHNPKRAKRMAENLAVELRNMLKGRAYERYRIVALATIGDKTSQDFHAGMRFVWDAEKDAYVNYAHEAPAYFIIVTVFGVYFE